The following DNA comes from Micromonospora chokoriensis.
GTCTACAACTCCACCGACGTGCCCATCGTGATCGTGGTCGAGGTGGTCGAGGAGTCGCTGCTGCGCGACTCGCCGCTCGCCGTCTCGATGGGCCGGTACGTGGTGATGCCCGACCGCATCTCCTCGCCGATGAAGAAGTGGTTCACCGAATGCGTGGACGTCGCCGACACCGACACCATGCACCGGGTCGGCCGCGCGCTACGCATCCTCCAGCAACTCTGAGCGGCACCTCACCACCGCCGCCGACCCGTGGTGCGGTCCACGTTTCCGGGCCGACCCGCGACGGGCACTGCCAGGAAACCGGGCGTTCCTAGCGTTCCTCCTCGTCACACCGACGAGGAGGAGCCGCCGTGAGCACGCTCACCAGCACCGCAGTCACCGCCCGGCCAGCGGCCACCACCGGCCGTGCGCGCCGGCTCGACGACTGGCGCCCCGAGGACCCCGACTTCTGGCGGGTGACCGGCGCGCCGATCGCCCGGCGCAACCTCTGGGTATCGATCTTCGCCGAGCACGTCGGCTTCTCGGTGTGGAGCCTCTGGTCGGTCACCGTGCTCTTCCTCGGCCCGGCCTACGGCATCGACCCGGCCGGGAAGTTCCTGCTCACCGCCGTGCCCGCCGCGCTGGGAGCGGTGCTGCGGCTGCCGTACACGCTGGCGGTGGCCCGCTTCGGCGGGCGGCGTTGGACGATCATCAGCGCCCTCATGCTGCTGGTGCCCACGGTGCCGATGACGGTGCTGCTGGAACCCGGGGTGTCCTACTCCACCCTGATGGTGCTCGCCTGCCTGACCGGCGTGGGCGGGGGCAACTTCGCCTCCTCGATGGCGAACATCAACCTGTTCTACCCGGAGCGGCTCAAGGGTCGGGCCCTCGGGCTCAACGCGGGCGGCGGCAACCTGGGCGTACCCGCAGTGCAACTGGTCGGCCTGGCGGTCCTCGCCACCGCCGGTGCCGCGTACCCCCGGCTGGTCCCGGCGGTCTACCTGCCGCTGATCGTGCTGGCGGCGCTGGCGGCGGCCCGGTGGTTGGACACCGTGCCCGGTGCGCGCAACGAGCCCGGCGCGCTGCGCGAGGCGGCCCGCGATCCGCACACCTGGGTCATGTCAGTGCTCTACATCGGCACCTTCGGCTCGTTCATCGGCTTCGGCTTCGCCTTCGGGCAGGTGCTCCAACTCCAGTTCGCCGAGCGGTTCCCCACCCCGGTCGACGCCGCCTGGCTGACCTTCCTCGGGCCGCTGGTCGGCTCGCTGATCCGGCCGCTGGGCGGGCACCTGGCCGACCGGCTGGGCGGAGCCCGGGTGACCTTCTGGAACTTCGTCGCGATGGCGGCCGGCGCGGGCACCGTGCTGTACGCGGCCCGGGAACGCTCGTTCGGGCTCTACCTGGCCGGGTTCATCGCCCTCTTCGTCTTCTCCGGCATCGGCAACGGGTCCACCTACAAGATGATCCCGGCGATCTTCCGGGCCCGGGCGGCGGGCGCGGTGGCCACCGGTCG
Coding sequences within:
- a CDS encoding MFS transporter gives rise to the protein MSTLTSTAVTARPAATTGRARRLDDWRPEDPDFWRVTGAPIARRNLWVSIFAEHVGFSVWSLWSVTVLFLGPAYGIDPAGKFLLTAVPAALGAVLRLPYTLAVARFGGRRWTIISALMLLVPTVPMTVLLEPGVSYSTLMVLACLTGVGGGNFASSMANINLFYPERLKGRALGLNAGGGNLGVPAVQLVGLAVLATAGAAYPRLVPAVYLPLIVLAALAAARWLDTVPGARNEPGALREAARDPHTWVMSVLYIGTFGSFIGFGFAFGQVLQLQFAERFPTPVDAAWLTFLGPLVGSLIRPLGGHLADRLGGARVTFWNFVAMAAGAGTVLYAARERSFGLYLAGFIALFVFSGIGNGSTYKMIPAIFRARAAGAVATGRRDPEAAARWARRMTGSLIGIAGAVGASGGVLVNISFRQSFLGSGNADAAYLAFIGWYALCFAITWVVYLRPRANRLANV
- a CDS encoding type II toxin-antitoxin system PemK/MazF family toxin; amino-acid sequence: MLRRGEVWRIEGARERLGLVVSSDVYNSTDVPIVIVVEVVEESLLRDSPLAVSMGRYVVMPDRISSPMKKWFTECVDVADTDTMHRVGRALRILQQL